From Danio aesculapii chromosome 9, fDanAes4.1, whole genome shotgun sequence:
CAGAACAgcaatattaattttattgagGTCTAGGGCTCACAAAAACGAAAAGGAAATTCGTCACGAACAGGATTCGAACCTGTGCGGGGAAACCCCATTGGATTTCGAGTCCaacgccttaacctctcggccaccgTGACGCCATTATTTACTTACACCAAAACTGTATATAGATACATCTATCTACACAGCAGACGACATggatatataatttgtatttttattcattaaattgttTCTTTAATTCTTTGATCACTTAAATACAACAAAAGCACAATTGTACCTTTGTATtagataacaaaaaaaaaaaaaaaaacgcattagCAGCGTGTTCAGATGAACTTCATGTGGATAATACAATTCAAGCGCAAATGCAATtactaaatataaatacaaaaaaaaaaaaacgatttcaTCTTTTTTTCAGAGAATTATAAGAATATAAGGAAGGGAGTTAAAAAAACTGACATACGACATTTGGCCACACGGTGGAGACAGCATCCAACAAATGCTAAAAATGTCAAAACTACCAAGTTAGGCTAGACcctaaataagaataaaatatattttgcctGTGTTTTTCAGCgactattaaaataatgttaatgaccttttgaaaaaaaatatatactcaaGTAAACCTAGAATAACTATAATAAGTTTTGGCAATTAAAATGATTGGAAGTGCATGTAAGTTGGACCTACATTCTGCACTGCATTCGCTTCAAAAccctttcattattttttttttacaaagcaatCTGTGTTAGGCAAGGTATAAAACATTGTGAGGCATCTTCTCTTTATTATCCATAAAGCATCTTTAATTTCTCTTGCAAATGTTTCACACGGTCAGTGTAAATTGTCAACTCGGTACTGCAATAATCCTTCAACAATACACAGCACGTGTAACCTGACTCCTCAGTCTACCTGAGAGCCAGAAAGATTTCTGACCACTTACCAAACCCACATGTGGTTGATGTTGAAACCGTGAAGTTTTCTGTCAAAATAAGCAATTCATCTTAACTCACATATTTCACACAAAAGAAGAACAGGGTTTTATAGGCACACAAAACTCCTTTAACTAGCACATCATCGTTTAGGAATTGCACATGTTTTTCTGGATAACGCTGTTCATTGTTGTAAACAAACTGCACCACGCTCAAGCTAAGCTCCTGAAGTTGTTTTATAATGCTTTTCTGGCAAAGTGTGTCGCCACACCAGCATGAGACAGTCTGCTCCGAGGGAAGACATAGGCCTGTGGGCAGGACAGCACACCTGTACATATGCGGGTTCCCCATACCTCAGCTAACCCATGAAAACAATCAATCCTTTCCCGCCTCTTCTTCTTCCAGTCAGTGGAAAATGAAGCTTAGAGAAGTCATCCATCAAGCCCAGGAATGCACCTTCTTcacctgctgtgtgtgtgtgtgtgtgtgtgtttgtactgtttAGCATGAGATAGATGTAAGGGGAagacttttagtttagtttaaaagtTTAGCCACTAACAAAATGTGAAGTATACTGGTCTGAGAACTTATTTCATTGCTGAATCATCTAAAAGTCAAGGAGAATGTGAGGTTGTTAGATCAGCAGTATAGAATGTTTGACAACACACAGATACTTCTGCTTCACTGTACACTTGTAGTTATtaggttgtgtgtttgtgtgccctGGCTATGCACTAGAGCAGTAATTGGAGAGTTGTTGGTAGCTGGCAAGGTTGCCATGGAGATGGCAGTCAGTTGTGCTGGCTTTTCCCCAGAAATTTTGTAAACACTTCCTACCACTCTCAGACCTCATTTAGATACATATTCAAACATCGAGGTGGACTGCTACAaaatattttcataaaagttaaaaataaaactattgtcACCATTTTATCTCTTTTCTTTGGACTTGTCTGTTTTATATCCTAAAAAGGAGTGTGCTGGTATATGGatcatatatatcacatatatcaTCATTCTCCCTCACTTTCCAGATCAAGGGTtaccaactttggcccgtgggccctagtttgggcatctctgctttaaggGAATCTACAGTATGGATGTTTGGGCAGATGTATAGGTTTTTCTGATATTGTATGAATGCAAAAGGAAAAATCATACAGAGATAAGCATTTTTCATGTGTGTTTTGATGGCTGGAAATTACACCAAACTCTCCTATTATGTGTTCTTTTTGCATTTTTCACTTTAAAACCAAACATATTATTTTAGATGACCACATTTGTGTCAACAGTATGTATGCAATTTGGTCAAATGCTTTTTCGACCATCTAAAAGTGGTCAAATGTTGACAAGCTCATAATGTTTCAGACTCAGTTTAGACCTGGGGCCTGTACCATGAATAAAGGGGTTTTAGATACCACAAAGGCAGCTCAGTTGTTCCATAATACTATAGCAACAAAGAGTATTAAAGTCAAGCTGCCTTCATGTTACCTAAAACCCAAGATTGGTGCAAATGAAACTGAAGCAACTACCTAGACAGCCAATCCAGGTTCAGTGTACAGGCCTCTGTATTTAGCATTGTTCACTTAGCATTGATGAACTACGACACATCTTGATACCAGGTATAAATGGTCTACTCTATACTATTTGCATCATACTACTATCACTGAAAAATCAGACAGTGTTTCCAAAAGGCATAATACTctcatattattttattgtaagcGAGGTAATACTAAATCTTATGTACATTGGCAGAATAGAGTCTGGACTCCAGCATAACAAAGTACAGATTGGCACACACATTGCCTCTCCTACACAAAGACGAAAAAAAAAGAGATAGGAGTGAGAGTTCAGGCATTTCAGTTCAATTTCATGGTATTCGCAGGCTCCCACAGGAAAGTATAGCTATTTCGGTGTATCATTGTGGTTACAGTGGTCTGAACTGCTGTACCATTCTCTGGGCCTTTGTACAGATTCTATTTAGAATGGAATCTAAATGGAAATTCCTCCTACAAGAACATGCTTAAtttctgattttaatacgatggGTTACATTATATTTTTGGGTTAATTCAGGGTGATATGTTATTTAAGGAGACATGCTAGCATTAAACAAGCTTGGCGACAAGATACCAGTGGCACAAGGGAGTAACTATGCTTCTCAAAGTCTCAAAAGTAAATTGAAGTCAGAGGGCTAGAAACACAACTACATTTAAGTGTGGACCCCAACAGCAGCTTCAGTCGACGGCACAGATGCAGGCGCTTCTTTAGCAGGTCCTGactctttctcctcctcctccttcccaTTTTCATCATTCTCATCAGTGTCATCATCTTCTTTATCCACTTCCTCTTCAGCCAGGGCTACAGATGGACCATTTTCCAGATCTCCGCCCTCATGCGAAATGAACACCTCTCCATCTGCGCTGCCTGGTGTTAAGGGAAGGTGATGCTCTTCTCCATTTGTTTTCTCATTTGGGGAGTGTAACTCAGCCACAGGCAGCTCACCATCAGGTCCTCCAATATTGGGAACCTCCACTGCGCTGAGGCTCCTGGGTGTGCTCTCAGACTGCTGGGAAGATTCAGGGTCTCCATCTCGAACCTTCTTGACTTTGAAGGTCATTGGAGAGACATGGAAGGATGAGTTTTTGGACGTGGAGCTCTTCGGGTGGTGGGGGATGAAGCTTTTCTTGAACTTGTCAATCTGTTCTTGGGGCACGATCTTGTTGATCTTCTTCTCAATGCTGCTTTTCGAGAAGGCCTTCTTCAGACTATTCACCTTCTTCAGACTAGAGCGCTTGAACTTGTTAGCACGAGAAGACTCCAGATGTTCACTTCCCAAGCCTGGGAAGTTTTCTTCATGCAGATCTACCAGGGAGTCACTGCCCCCCTCTGCCATAGGACTTGTTGCTCCTTTTTCCTCCTCATTATCATCGGAGGAGAGGCTAATGGTCTGCAGGCCCTCATATTCAGAGTTTATATCAGTGAGTGGAGTTGGCGCGGATGGACCAATTTCATCCTGAGAGGTGGAGGCCAGGCCATCTTTAGTGAGCAGAGTGGCGGGGATTTCATTGTCCTCCTAAAATTGGAGAAAAAGACAATGTTGTTACCAAAAACTTTCAACATCCCACAGACTTTTTGGTGACTATCTGaagatacaatatatatataaatatttctggGGAGGGAAGTGACacttaaatgtatgttttttttaacaaaaacacgACAAATGGGGTTTCCATTTATTTTGGCAACATTAGACATTTTGATTCATATGGTGCTATGTTTGATAGTCGCATTAGCATATATGAGAGCTGCATAATTCTGCCTAatatgagaatcacgattttttacTTAAAGTCAAGATCACGATTCTGTAGacgtaaaataaaggttaatatgagtaggctattattattgttatttatcaaacatatggtaaaccaacaataataatattatgtgtaggtctactgttggttaaaatgctaaatttttaatagactttgaatggtggattTGAACAGACTTTACATTTGtactggtcattaatgcacagtaaagtgatgacatcagaatacaaatcataattctgatgttgaattattatgtctGAGAAATGTGCTTgtaatctgtcattgacaacattattagaccattttttctactggtaaaaGATTCCATCTTGcattattcaacattatataggctagagtagttatactgacactgttaaacatttattttcattcaacaCTGTATGTTCGCTATGAAAGTTAAACATATTAAACACTTGTCGCAATCAAACTAATAtagcgatatgattatttaaatgacatgcatgctttcggtttcattttcactgctaaatgCGGTTTATAGTTCCCGCGCGGCTCCCAAATGATCGTTCTGTGCCACAAACAAGATgtaatttacaactttattacctgttattcacagcctagtTCTGTGCAAGTTCTGTGCACTAAAGTAGGCATCATTCACAGGCGCGCActgccctctctgtggtaacagctcacggtcagctcaCGTTACATGTGATTTCATAGCCGCGAATACATTATTGCatgaagacaaaaataaatttttgggtgaattatagcTAATAAACACAGTAtttgactctttcaacaccatttggagatgtccatgtcgctgagcaatgaatgtaaaacaacacGAAGACTTGTGCAGCTGCCTTTGCTTCTTAAAATCGTCTAggacaggggtgggcaaactcggtcctggagggccggtgtcctgcacagtttagcttcaactctaatcaaacacacctgcttatagatttctagtgatcttgaagacactaattagcatgttcaggtgtgtttgattagtgttggagctaaactgtgcaggacactggccctccaggaccgagtttgcccacccctggtctaggaggtcgaatcgagatcacaatctttttttcaattaatcgtgcagctctagcatATATGtgtgtaaccctgccggtcctacaccacaaaaccgctctgagctgggatcaatatggcgactttccgcatgggagtcggtttcTCTAACAAGTAGGCTTAAGACCatagcctctagcgtctgtcactagagtcCCTTTAGAGGTCAGGGGAGTGAGGTTtatctgcacagcacttactagctggcctccgttacactcaccccctaaaccttaCTCCCACCCTGgccacggcaccaatgtaacccagccagtcctacaccacctaACCTACTCTGAgttgggatcgaaccggcgaccttccacatgggagtcggttgctctaacaaggaggtcagctagagcacctttagtcagaggagtgaggtttatctgCACAGCAGTTACtaactggcctccgttacatGTGCATGAGGAATATTTCATTACTTGTTTCTTCTGCTTCTTCGCTTGTTTTTGGATCAGACATGCTGTACTTAGAAGACAAACCGAGTAATTATGAAAATATGGAAAGCCAGTAGGAAATAGGAGTAACAGGAAAACTACACTTATGTTACAAAGTCAATATTCTCCCAAGTCATTTACAATGTACAGAGGATATGGATGCATTATATACATGGGAATCAAACCCTGGGAATCTGCACCGTACTCAACTGTAAACAATTGTTTTCAGTCTACATGAATAtttttgtacaaataaataaaacaaagggATGAGTCAGATTGCTCTGTTTTTTTAACTTATGTTGTGCAATCTGATGAAAAACCTGTTTGTTGCATAGCTAGCTAAGCACAAGGCATGTGGAGGCACTGTCTTGGAGTTACTCCAAAATAAGGATGGCAAAAGGTTGAGGTTTATGCCAAATTCCCACCAAATTCCAATAGAAAAAGCAATCTAAAACTTACATGTATAAAATGCAAACTGAAATCCTTTCATTGCATTCCTATTCTGaatgttattgtcatttttatgatGATGTTGTTGGCTATATTTGTCTGTTATAGCTGTATTATACATGTTTCCATTAACATCAAAATTGATAGATAACGCAAAGGCAAATCACTTAATATGTTCCATTCATTCAGATATCTCTCTGATACACAGAGAGTGCAGCACGTTTGTCAACAGCtttcctctctcacacacagacccccgacacacacacacacacatgcctgcAGAGCTTTACAGGGGTTATGCTTCACGCTTAAGGAGCAAATTGAAGATATGACCCTCAGGGAAGGGCGGATTAGCAGCACGAATGAAGCTTTTGCACGCTCACCTGCTCCCTCCTAAGGGCACTAAGCACACTCCCAGTAATGCAGAGAGAGAGCACAGTATATCGGTCCAAGCTCTAAACATCTAAATGACAGATTTGTTATTGTATCCAATGCAGTATTTCAGTTTGGAACTGCACGTTCAAGTTGGGAATTGTTGAGTATAAGTAGATCTCACTAAATAAAAAGATTTAGTAATGATGGGAAATATGTTTTCATTGTAATTCAATGAAGAAATGTCTCCATAATAGCAGGCTAAATATAACTTTTCTTTATACATACGAGGTTAGTTTTTGACAGCCAGAATATAATAGTGGTAACATTCTTGACACTCCCTAGTTGTTTTCATCAAAAGAGCTGAAGTTCTTTCTTAGCAGGTATAACAAACACACTCAACACGCTTCACCAAAAAGATAAACCCTTCTTGTGCTATCAGTGTAAAACAATTGCTAACAATAAGGTATATGctgaagtatgctaaaggacttttaatttgtcagtaacctgggctAATtgtttctggtgaactgtatgccattgcatAATCGCCACGTTTagagtctgttttctttaaaatcagcaatctccactggctgagtgatatccgatataaagcgggtctcagattgtacaagaagcactgcaaaaaattacatattcccctgccatgtctttaaaatatgaacatttattataCCCCAGTacattcaatggagcttctgtgctagcctgccgattctgacgggcgcgtgcgagtaaacggctttttgtcttgttttatgcttgagcaactaaatgaatgccaaagtctatttaactggttatatatatatatatatatatatatatatatatatatatatatatatatatatatatatatatatatatatatatatatatgtttttcttgACTATGATTAGTTTGATTgaattcttttttattctttgttagtttcattttagatcagacaataaaatatacatcaTATAGATATACATACTGATACAATTCTAACTGGTAATATTTTAATCACACtgcaacattgatgctgtaaaaagaaccgtataaaatggaaaaaagtcacattaaccgttcaccggaagtttatcagtatgggaagaaacactagctctgcatataccatATATAATCTTGCTAAAGTGCATTTTATTTGCTCTCCTTTCAGAATGCTAACATAGCATGATGGGAAGTGGTAATCTGGTTAACCAAACTAATCCAAACATTCTTTCAAATTgagcaaaaatttttttttaaatacgacTGTTTTTGGGGGCCTGATAATACAAACTTATGCAAAAACTCAGGCTGTAGTTTTCCTTTACAAAGTGTCATCACTAGCTACAGGCCTGGCATGCATAACACTCACATTTTAGTTGTGTTATTCTTCTGAATCATTGTCAGCTGGGATTGTATCGACAACATTGTTGTATATGGCATGCAAAACTttacaaaaatgcaaaaaacaaacatctgtGGGCAATGAACCTCTTCCTTCTTAACTTTGATGAGAGCTGAGAGATCTTTGACATCAACTGAAGTAATGCGCTACATAATATGGAACAATTTCATAATGCTAAGACAACCAACCTCATGCCTTGGCACAAATCTACATTAATGAGAAGTTGGTTTACAAACTCAAGTGAAAGAATTCAGCTCACACATTATACATTCAATAAAAACCCCAATGATATTCTGACAAGTATGACAATAACCTGTTCCAAAAGTGCATTTATTAGAATTTAATACTTATTATAACAATACAAGTAGTGATAAATGTAGTCTATATGGTACTTGTGCTAATCTTGGTTAACATTTCACCTCTGAATACCCAGTTTAACCCTCAGGGCAGTAATCTAGTCAGAACCAGTGTTAACTCTGGGCTAACCTGTTTCTTGATAAGTGCACATATACAGAGTAACACCCCTCAGGTTCAAGAGGCACATGGAAACCAGAGCTGGGAGTTGCCTGGTGCAGTTAGCGCTATAAAAGTATCAGCTTTTTATTTATGCGTCTTCTACAATTGTATTCTATGTCATAAttaataacagagtgaaactccGGTGACATCTTGTTTTCACCCAACAACAATTTTAAGTCTTTAGGAAACTACACAcgattatatttaatattatatatatatataatatatatataatatcagtgACAATATTTGTAATCTAAATGTGTTGATTCATCACAAATATAATTAGTTTGTACCTCGGCGCCTCATCAAAAGTGTATACATGAAGTATATCTCCATGAACCTGGGAATTTTCAGTTTGAACTTGGTTTGATGGCTTTACTAAAAGAGTctcaacagtaaaaatgtcatAATACGTTTAATAATACGAACATGTTGATATAATTATGCTTGATAAAACTCCACTGGGAATGACATCATTAAATGAGGTACAGAATCTACATTTCTGTATTCACAAAAAAGCTGAAACCCAAAAAAGGAGTCCATTTTGTACATGGCACATTCATTTATCTTTTGTGTTCTCAGCTGGAGCCGTTTGTCTTTTTCATCCTTCCTTATCCACCTTTCTTAACATTTGTTTCTCAGCACGGTAACACACTGATTAATCAAGACATTTGCCATTCAGATTTTGACCTTTATCTAAATACACAATGCCTTGTGAAGCTCAGAGGAAGAGAAATAGAAGGCGgctgaaaaaaaagagagagggagaacttttgaaaacattgtgtcACATGCTGATACCCCTGCTTCAGTTTGTAATGGGAGCCTGGATAATTAATGCACCCCACTGGAGGCCTCCGGACTTTTTGGAGTGGAAACATCGAAAGAGATGAGAGAGActggtgtatgtatgtgtgtgtgtgtgtgtgtgtgtgtgtgtacaaggcTCATATAGGACATGAACAGACATTGCAGAGGCAGCAGAAAGCATAGAAACGAAACGAAAGACAAATATTAGAGGATGAGACTATTAAATAGTAGAAGAAATGCACACAAAGTCTCAGTGATGGCTGTTAGCAGGGAAAGTGTTTACAGACATGAACAGATACCAAGAGCTTCTCTCAAAGACAGTCACAGAGTCAAGtcagctttgtttttatttttatgttgctctAGAAAATTTTAAAACAGCTTCACAAATTTAAAGGTGCCATACATCTGGATATACCCAGGCATAGTTTAATTAGGAGTTCAGTACATAAAAATGACATACCATGGGTCTTAAACATTCATGTAGACCCTGTGAGTATACAATTCtgagggaaaacaaaacaaaggtcaTTAATATAATCTGCGTTTGATTGGCTATAACGTTTCCTAATGAGATTACATCTATGATGATCCCACCCCCCACCAAataatttttaagtttatctaagcgTATATTAAACATACTATGAattatgtatgtgggactcttattttggaaCTGAAAGGAGCAGTTTTGTAAAACAGGCCGTTATGCATTTCACCAGTTTACAGTTCatcagaaaataaaatgtttgttatatggattatacatttattcagcatcACCCCCAAAACATATAAGCAGTAATGGGGAAGTTAcgttaaaaaagtaatagattacaaattactgactgcTACTGGAAAAttataatctgattacattactaattacttcatataaaaagtaatcagattacttattactttaaagttattttttaaaacatataaaataaacctataaaatgctaaatatactGAAGCGCTTTCAGTTATTTAACATATTCactaaaaaacattacaatggtttGATCTGCACTCCAAATATGCGCAAGCAAGCCGTGCTCCTCCGTTGGAAAAAACAAACTTCCGCAcgcaaaagatgcgatatgtgaacagccccataagcaATTTAAGCTGAGTTAGACTGCTGTGTTTTTGAGCGCcgatgtcctccttggtgacgagtattgtgGTAGAATgcttctgttcaagtgcttgaacaagtttctggtcgagttaaaagcagtcaaaagttctttagagactggacaaaTTTCAAATtgatcttttgttagtttaaagtGTATATTATAAAAGTTGCTgcgtatgtttgtaatgaggcaacaaataTATGTAAACTGCTGAGCCTAATCGTTTATTGCACacttatgcattgtgtcatatcattCAGCCCTTACTGTGATTTTTCTAAAGTGAAAATGCCAATAAACCttataaaactaatatgtttttgCAGATGTTGATATTAATTACTCATTTGTCAGATATAATTGTAATTTAGCCTGTATTTTATGAACAACAGATAACTCATGAGCAGTAAGGGAGAAGCAGACTTAGTTGCCTAGATAGCTCACTTGCTCCTAAAGTGATCGTTTCTCCGCTTTTGACCCTTCTcttacctactatgtagatatcagagagcAATTTCACACATTGAATCAATGCTCTCTATGGTACCTTTAAATAGGAAAGCAAAATAATCAATGacgcaaacttaaaataaaaaacaagatgaATTCTGCTATAAAATAGCAATGAcaatacatggtttccgctacattcattctgccatggcggggcgccacaccaaaattcatcccaccatgGCTACATTGCAGCTTCTCAattaaaacattcagtcattgttgttgttgttttttttttgatagcgGGTAATAATCGCACTAAAAcgcattaaaaggtaagtgaattataacagcgcaagcttttctgaaaacgtagtagtgctgtgtgttatttgtttaaccctttaaggtgacgtgttgactgactgacaggtgcgtgatgtgtgaggccagcaaacatgatgtagctttcagttaagatgaacaaaCTTTctataatttactttatttataaagttctatggttctgcatacaatgactttatcttgctggagtttattgccgtttcactttacttcaggacgcattagtgccgctctgtaggtctattggagaaattcataaatattcctagcaaatcttataaatgttggagacatgttacataaatgcactaaatcacacttcagcagcttATTTGAGAGCgtacaagaagatctgcgcttgagcagcgtatatttgagggtgtgcaagaagttttgtgcacgagcagaggaaatcggcatgcaagcaaagagattcgcatttTCGTCTTACATAAATACGATCTGgacttgtaatactgtgctcacaacatttctccatttgtcattgaaataacgccataggtagttggtagatttgtgtaaaagacctgccgccacagctggaaaaaaccctagaggaaacactgcaatagTGTCATGTCTCAGCTCAGTTCTGTTGGGAAAAATGAAACGTTTGAGTTCTGTTGGGGAAAGTGAAGTTTATCCTATAGGCTACTATAGGTAAATGTACTACACTGTAGGCTACTATAAGTGAATATTGGTATATACAGTGCACAGACAGCATAAAAGAGTACACCctccttatgaaaatgaatatttttatccatttctcactaaacatatttaatatatttatatagatgcATCAAAACAAGTATATTTATTAGAATAAGAGTGTGGTCATCTAACATCTTTAAGATAactcatttaaattcaaatgaatttaatgaacaaaaaacaaatgatacAGTTTTAGGGTTCTCTTGATCATTcttctttattaaaatgttatattttgtaACAAAATCATTGATGTCTACTAATTTTTGCACCGTGATCTTAAGTTATATTTTTGAATTAGTTCCTGTTTTAACTCTGGTACTGACTGAATATGATAGAATTGTCTTATTGTATAGCATCCAATGTAAAGCATTTAAGGGGTGTGTTATGCTGGGGAgtgtatacattattttattgtgTCTAAATTGTAGCAGaacaatctaaataaaatgaatgcggTATATTGTCTTTGTATTATATGTAACATTATCCAAAATGACTCTGCAATTGTCAGTTAGCATGCAAATCTGACTCAGAAGATGTCTACACCATCTGCATGCTTTGTTGGTAATGGATGTCTAACTATTTAACCCTCTTCAATCCAATTATGTAACATGTTTATGAGTATCTGAAGATGAATCACACATCTAATTCCACGTCATGCACCATCAGCCTtggcaggattttttttttcaaaaataaataaacatgcccATGAACACATCGGACAAAAATGTGCTCACTCATCCGTTACCTGTTTATGGTGTGTGGAAGAAGTTCAGGGAATCTTTGGCTTCGCTCTAGATGGAGAGAATAAGTGGAAAGCGACGGCCAGCTGGCTTGAACACACAGTTCAGTGAGATGCCGGGCAAAGAAATGTGCTATCAAAGCCTCCGATCTGCGGCACTGTGGTGAAAACTATGGGAAAGTGATACTTAAAGGGCCATCTGTGGATTTTCAACAGTCTGACTGCAGACCTTTACTGGGAGGCAAAACTGAAGCATATTTGCttcttttaaatgtaaacaaattcgGACTCATtggttgtttctcaatatgcgttcttgtctgtacttgcgctcttgtgtcctcgtgaaacGTCATCAACCGTCGCCGAAGTACTGTTCCAATTCAAAGGTCACATCTTACCAAGAACAGAAAAAATTCCCGGATGTGTACTTGTTCAGCCCCTTTTGCCAAGGATG
This genomic window contains:
- the cavin2a gene encoding caveolae-associated protein 2a, which gives rise to MGEDSSHAERSTASVPIEESSPTPPPVDAQDIQDLLVPSFSPGPAPSSPVQTLTRLGSKSPTSPTASGSQVSAITVVALLDKLAAMIETVQDNQQRMEKKQVELEGAVRVVQGDVTRLTKGHISTANSVAKLLERSRKTGNNVKEVKERLDKQSSQVKRLEANHTHLLKRNHFKVLIFQEDNEIPATLLTKDGLASTSQDEIGPSAPTPLTDINSEYEGLQTISLSSDDNEEEKGATSPMAEGGSDSLVDLHEENFPGLGSEHLESSRANKFKRSSLKKVNSLKKAFSKSSIEKKINKIVPQEQIDKFKKSFIPHHPKSSTSKNSSFHVSPMTFKVKKVRDGDPESSQQSESTPRSLSAVEVPNIGGPDGELPVAELHSPNEKTNGEEHHLPLTPGSADGEVFISHEGGDLENGPSVALAEEEVDKEDDDTDENDENGKEEEEKESGPAKEAPASVPSTEAAVGVHT